A window from Leptothermofonsia sichuanensis E412 encodes these proteins:
- a CDS encoding IS4 family transposase has protein sequence MQQITEFRQVLQPLLGWHGARLAFVAQFLIALLRTRTVNLSELAASFCGSAQIPSNYKRLQRFFSDFDLDYAAIARAVVCLMGIPQPWVLAIDRTEWSFGGSVFNILTLGICHQGISFPVVFLMLDNRGNSNTQERIDLLNEFFTIFGEDVRLRCLTSDREFVGREWIGYLLEDEPIPFRGRIRETETLSDGSKALNGRVLFADLKAGETKILRKRRQVWGHWVYVVGLRLDTQELLILVTNHSPHSALKDYALRWNLETLFGAFKTRGFCLEATHFIDDYRVRKLFALLTLALCWVMRTGVWRQAHKTIQLKSHGRKAQSLFRYGLDYLHNLLVNLDHKLDEFLDNLKLLSCT, from the coding sequence ATGCAACAGATTACCGAATTTCGCCAAGTTTTGCAGCCCCTCCTCGGTTGGCATGGTGCGCGGCTGGCATTTGTGGCTCAATTTCTGATCGCCCTGCTACGAACCCGTACGGTGAATCTGAGCGAATTGGCTGCTAGCTTTTGTGGTTCCGCCCAAATTCCGTCGAACTACAAGCGTCTCCAGCGCTTCTTTAGCGACTTTGATCTCGATTATGCGGCGATTGCCCGTGCCGTGGTCTGCCTGATGGGGATCCCGCAGCCTTGGGTGCTCGCCATAGACCGCACCGAATGGAGCTTTGGCGGTAGCGTTTTCAACATTCTCACCCTGGGCATTTGCCATCAGGGTATTTCCTTTCCGGTGGTGTTTCTGATGCTGGACAACCGCGGCAATTCCAACACCCAAGAGCGCATCGATTTGCTCAACGAATTCTTCACGATTTTTGGCGAGGATGTCCGCCTGCGGTGCCTGACGAGCGACCGCGAATTTGTTGGGCGGGAGTGGATTGGCTATTTGCTCGAAGATGAGCCAATCCCGTTTCGGGGGCGGATTCGCGAAACTGAAACGCTCAGTGATGGCAGCAAAGCCCTGAATGGCCGCGTCCTCTTTGCCGATCTCAAAGCGGGTGAAACCAAGATTTTACGCAAACGCCGTCAAGTGTGGGGACATTGGGTGTATGTCGTTGGTCTGCGGCTTGACACCCAGGAATTACTGATTTTGGTCACCAACCATTCACCCCATTCAGCCCTCAAAGATTACGCCCTGCGGTGGAATTTAGAAACCCTGTTCGGTGCGTTCAAAACTCGGGGCTTCTGCCTCGAAGCGACCCATTTTATTGATGACTACCGAGTCCGCAAGCTCTTTGCGCTCCTCACATTGGCGTTATGTTGGGTGATGCGAACGGGGGTGTGGCGGCAGGCGCACAAAACGATTCAACTCAAGTCCCATGGGCGCAAAGCCCAGAGTCTATTCCGATATGGCTTAGATTACTTGCACAACCTACTCGTTAATCTTGACCATAAATTAGATGAGTTCTTGGACAATCTCAAACTTTTGTCCTGTACTTAG
- a CDS encoding MinD/ParA family ATP-binding protein — MPKVVSIHSYRGGTGKSNFTANLATTVAALGNRVGVVDTDVPSPGIHNLFGLEPEQMDKTLNNYLWGERSIEEVAYDVGANVGIDGSGMLFLVPSSVKADDIARILKDGYDVKLMNDGFRNLVKTLQLDYLFIDTHPGLSKETFLSIAISHILILILRPDKQDYQGTAVTLDVARQLKVRKTLLTINKAHSKLNLDALKQKVEETYAETVAGVFPLSEDVVQLASEGVFCVNYSEPQYRTKLVN; from the coding sequence ATGCCTAAAGTTGTTTCTATTCACTCCTACCGAGGGGGAACGGGTAAGTCTAACTTTACTGCCAATCTGGCAACCACCGTGGCTGCATTGGGCAATCGAGTTGGCGTGGTGGATACAGATGTCCCCTCTCCAGGTATCCATAACCTGTTTGGCCTGGAGCCAGAGCAGATGGACAAAACCTTGAATAATTATTTGTGGGGTGAACGTTCGATTGAAGAGGTCGCCTATGATGTTGGTGCTAATGTTGGTATAGATGGGTCAGGAATGCTGTTCCTAGTGCCATCCAGTGTCAAAGCCGATGATATTGCCAGGATTTTGAAGGATGGTTACGATGTCAAGCTAATGAATGATGGATTTCGCAACCTGGTTAAGACCCTTCAGTTAGACTATCTGTTCATTGATACCCATCCGGGTTTATCCAAGGAAACCTTTCTATCGATCGCCATCTCCCATATTCTGATTCTGATTTTACGCCCCGACAAGCAAGATTATCAGGGTACGGCGGTGACGCTGGATGTCGCCCGTCAACTGAAGGTGCGTAAGACACTGCTGACCATCAATAAGGCGCACAGCAAATTGAATCTCGATGCTCTCAAACAAAAAGTTGAAGAAACCTATGCGGAAACCGTTGCCGGTGTGTTTCCCCTGTCAGAAGATGTCGTGCAGCTTGCCAGTGAAGGGGTATTTTGCGTGAACTACTCGGAACCTCAGTACAGGACAAAACTTGTCAATTGA